GATCCACCGAGATCTTAAGCCGGCCAATATTATCCGCACGGGCGATCGCCACCTTGCCTTAGTTGATTTTGGCGCATCGAAATATGCTACGGGTACGGCCCTGGCCCGCACCGGCACGGTGATCGGCAGTGCGGGCTATGCAGCGCCAGAGCAGGCTTTAGGTAAAGCCGTGTTCGCTAGTGATCTCTACAGTCTCGGGGTGACCTGTGTTCATCTGCTGACGGATCAGCATCCCTTTGATCTATACAGCGTCAGTGATGATGGCTGGGTGTGGTCGCAGTATCTGCCCCAGCCGGTGAGCGATCGCCTGCTGCGGGTGCTGAATCGATTATTGGAACGATCCCTGAGCCGTCGCTATGCCACGGCCAGTGAGGTATTGGAAGATATTCGGCGATCGCGGCCGCCTCGCCCGGCCGCACCGGCACGGCCCCAGACCAGCGGCTGGCGCTGCACGCGGGTGTTTCGCGGTCATACCGGCAGTATCCAAGCGATCGCCATTAGTCCCGATGGTACCCTCTTGGCCAGCGCCAGCCGGGATCAGTCCATTAAGCTCTGGGGCCTGTATACCGGCAAATTGATCCATAGCTTCGAGGGGCGATCGCCCTGGGGGAAAGACGGTCATTCTGCCCCGGTCAACGCCCTGGCCTTCACCAGCGATGCCCAAACCTTACTGAGCGGCAGTGATGATGGCACCGTGTGGCTCTGGGATGTGCCGCGCCGTACCGCCATCGGTATGTTGCCGGCCCATAGCTGGGGGGTGACGGCGATCGCCCTCGGCGATGATCGTTTACTGGCCGTGGGCAGCGCTGACGGTGCGATTCAGCTTTGGGACATTACTCGCCGAGAACGTCTGCAAACCCTACGCCCCCAGTCTGTGCCGGTGACGGCTCTCCAGATCAGCCTCGATGGGGCTTGGCTGGTGAGTGGGGGCGATCGCCTCGTGCGCATTTGGGATTTGGGTAACCTGCGGCAAACGGGACAGGTGCCGTTGTGGAATACGCTGAAGCAGGATGCCCCAGCTTGCGCCATCGCCCTCAGTGCCGATCGCCAATGGCTGATCACCAGCAGCGATCGCTCCCTGATGATATGGGATACCCTAGAGCAAGTTTGCCAGCAGACCATTCGCGCCCATCAAGGGGCCATTAATACCATTGCTCTCAGTCCCGATGGTCAGTTTCTGGCTAGTGGCGGCGATGATAGCCAACTGCAGATCGGACGCTGGGAGCGATCGCGGTTTCGCCATGGCGGATCGCTGAAAACGGCTTGGGTGGTGAATGCGATCGCCATCTGCCCAGATAGCGGCGGATTGGTGAGCGCCGGGGCCGATGAAACGCTGCAACTTTGGACCTACGAACCACTGGGATTAGATCGGGGGACACCATGAGCTATTGTTTGCATCCAACCTGTCCATCCCCTAGCACCCCCCAGGGCGATCATTTCTGTGTGCATTGCGGATCGCGAGTGCGGTTGGGCGATCGCTACGTAGCCGTGCAGCCCATTGGCGGCGGTGGATCGAGCCGTACTTTTTTGGCCATCGATCAACGCCGTCTCACCCACAATCGCTGTGTCATCAAAGAATTTGAGCAGCAGGGCGATGGTGAAGCCTTTCGCTACCAGATTGCCCGCATCGAACCGCTGTTCAAACATGCGCAGTTGCCCAATGTCTTGGCCTATTTTGAACGCGATCGGCATCATTACTTAGTGCAAGAGTACATTCCTGGCCCCAATCTTGGGCAAGAACTCCAGACCAGCGGAGCCTTTAGTGAAGATAAAATCTGGACGGTGCTTCAAGAAGGGCTGCTGTTGCTCAAGTATCTGCATAGTCAACGGCTGATCCATCGCGACGTGAAACCCACCAACCTGATCCGCCGCGACGGTCGGTTTGACCTAGGCTATCTTACCCTTGTAGACTTTGGATCCGCCAAGATCGCCACCCAGTCTACCCTCGCCAAACCCGGCACCATGATCGGCAGCGCTGAATATATTGCCCCCGAGCAACTGGCGGGCCAGGTCACCTTTGCCAGCGATCTCTATAGCTTAGGCACCACCTGCCTGCATTTACTCACGGGTCTGTCGCCCTTTGAATTATTCAATTTTCGGGACGGCAGTTGGCTGTGGCGTAGCGTGTCCGGGCCGATCACGGACGACTTAGCAGAAATCCTCGATCGCCTCGTATGCCGTAATTTAACCGAGCGCTACGCCAGCGCTGAGATCGCCCTCAAGGATGTCTTACTCCACTGTCCAGGCTCATCCTCCACCCTGATCATTCCCGCTAGCCAGCCTCCCCTGCCCCTGCCCGACACCCAGCCCCCAGATCTATCCTGGGTCTGTGAGACGACCGTGACCGTCGAGCACCCGATCACGCGATTGGCACTGCTGCCTACGGGGCAGATGCTCACCGGCGATCAACAGGGGGCGATCGCCCTTTGGCAGGGCATGGAACTGGAACGTACCTGGGTGGGCCATGCCTACAGCGTTGCCGCCCTTGCCTACTCACCCATGACGGCCATGGTGGCCAGCAGTGGCTACGATCGCACCCTCAAGCTATGGGAGTTAGACCGTCCGACGCCCCAAGTGTTGCTAGAGCAAGGTGAACTGGTTACCGCCCTGGCATTTACCCAGGAAGGCCACCTGATCAGTGCTGGCCGCGATCGCCATCTGCGGCTATGGGATCGGCACGGAAAACTGCTGCATATCTTTGAGGGACATACCGCGCCGGTGGAGTCCCTGGCCGTCAGCCCCACAGCCCCGGTGATGGTGAGCGGCGATGCGGATGGCAACCTACGGGTTTGGAACCTAAACCTGCGCATCTGCCTGCGTCAGTTGGCCAAACATGGGGGCTCCGTGAGCGCTATCGCCCTGATCCCCTCCCCCGACCCGGAAGAGCCGGAGCAGCAAACCGTGGTCACCGGCAGTTGGGACATGAGCATTCGTCTGCGACATCTGAATACCGGCGGACTGTACCACGCTCTGTCCGGACATCTGCTGCCCATTCGTACCCTAGCGCTGAGTGCTGATGCCCAGATCTTAGCCACCGGCAGTCAAGATAGCACCATCAAACTGTGGTCGGTGATCACCGGTCAGCTCCTGGCCACCCTCACCGACCACACCGCCGCCATCGAGGCGATCGCTTTTCATCCCGACGGACGGCTGATCAGCGCCAGCCAAGATCGCACCCTGCGTCTATGGCGAGGACATTAGGAAGACGCCACCAGCCGATACTTACCCGACTTCACCCGCTCCAACTTGTTGTCATTCACCCCAATCGATAGGATATTCAACAAGCGATCGCGGGCCGTGGTGCGGGCATCTTTGGGAATTTCCGGAGAAAAAATATGGCTAATCAAATCACTGGACCCCATCACGGCATCGGGAGATGCTTCAAAAATAGAGTGCACGACTTCTGTGAGGGGTTGGGTGCGGTAGTCGGCTAACATATAGTGCTGCCAGCCCGTATCGGTCGTAGACGTTTTCCGTTTTGAGGTTGTCTTAGTCGCCGTGGCTTTTGGCGTAGATCTCTTTCGCCCTCTGGTGCCGCTAGCTGATTTAGCAGTGGCTGTCTTGGTGGTTGCTGATTTGGAGGTCGCTGATTTGGAGGTCGCTGATTTGGAGGTCGCTGATTTGGAGGTCGCTGATTTGGGTGTTTTGGAGGTCGCTGTTGGTTCCTTTGCGATC
This sequence is a window from Candidatus Obscuribacterales bacterium. Protein-coding genes within it:
- a CDS encoding serine/threonine-protein kinase, whose amino-acid sequence is MSYCLHPTCPSPSTPQGDHFCVHCGSRVRLGDRYVAVQPIGGGGSSRTFLAIDQRRLTHNRCVIKEFEQQGDGEAFRYQIARIEPLFKHAQLPNVLAYFERDRHHYLVQEYIPGPNLGQELQTSGAFSEDKIWTVLQEGLLLLKYLHSQRLIHRDVKPTNLIRRDGRFDLGYLTLVDFGSAKIATQSTLAKPGTMIGSAEYIAPEQLAGQVTFASDLYSLGTTCLHLLTGLSPFELFNFRDGSWLWRSVSGPITDDLAEILDRLVCRNLTERYASAEIALKDVLLHCPGSSSTLIIPASQPPLPLPDTQPPDLSWVCETTVTVEHPITRLALLPTGQMLTGDQQGAIALWQGMELERTWVGHAYSVAALAYSPMTAMVASSGYDRTLKLWELDRPTPQVLLEQGELVTALAFTQEGHLISAGRDRHLRLWDRHGKLLHIFEGHTAPVESLAVSPTAPVMVSGDADGNLRVWNLNLRICLRQLAKHGGSVSAIALIPSPDPEEPEQQTVVTGSWDMSIRLRHLNTGGLYHALSGHLLPIRTLALSADAQILATGSQDSTIKLWSVITGQLLATLTDHTAAIEAIAFHPDGRLISASQDRTLRLWRGH
- a CDS encoding serine/threonine-protein kinase — encoded protein: MSYCPNPVCPSPQNDRHGLHCDACGTALMLGDRFRLLRPLRQGGFGATFLAVDETLPGRDRCVVKQFLPQLQGRDYAEQAAMLFQEEAARLAELGDHPQIPKFLAQVEQAGYYYLVQEFIDGQDLEQVLKEQGPLRESQVWYVLKSLLPVLDFIHSARVIHRDLKPANIIRTGDRHLALVDFGASKYATGTALARTGTVIGSAGYAAPEQALGKAVFASDLYSLGVTCVHLLTDQHPFDLYSVSDDGWVWSQYLPQPVSDRLLRVLNRLLERSLSRRYATASEVLEDIRRSRPPRPAAPARPQTSGWRCTRVFRGHTGSIQAIAISPDGTLLASASRDQSIKLWGLYTGKLIHSFEGRSPWGKDGHSAPVNALAFTSDAQTLLSGSDDGTVWLWDVPRRTAIGMLPAHSWGVTAIALGDDRLLAVGSADGAIQLWDITRRERLQTLRPQSVPVTALQISLDGAWLVSGGDRLVRIWDLGNLRQTGQVPLWNTLKQDAPACAIALSADRQWLITSSDRSLMIWDTLEQVCQQTIRAHQGAINTIALSPDGQFLASGGDDSQLQIGRWERSRFRHGGSLKTAWVVNAIAICPDSGGLVSAGADETLQLWTYEPLGLDRGTP